Proteins encoded by one window of Dryocola sp. LX212:
- the secF gene encoding protein translocase subunit SecF, producing the protein MAQEYTVEQLNHGRRVYDFMRWDYWAFGISGFLLIISVVIIGVKGFNWGLDFTGGTVIEISLEKPADLDQMREALEKAGFAEPLVQNFGSSRDIMVRMPPAQGETGGQVLGSKVVSVINAATSQDAAVKRIEFVGPSVGADLAQNGAMALLVALISILVYVGFRFEWRLAAGVVISLAHDVIITMGVLSLFHIEVDLTIVASLMSVIGYSLNDSIVVSDRIRENFRKIRRGTPYEIFNVSLTQTLHRTLITSGTTLVVILMLYLFGGAMLKGFSLTMLIGVAIGTASSIYVASALALKLGMKREHMLQQKVEKEGADQPSILP; encoded by the coding sequence GTGGCACAGGAATATACTGTTGAACAATTAAACCACGGTCGTAGAGTCTATGACTTTATGCGCTGGGATTACTGGGCTTTCGGCATCTCCGGATTCCTGCTGATCATCTCCGTGGTGATTATCGGTGTGAAGGGCTTCAACTGGGGCCTGGATTTCACCGGTGGTACGGTCATCGAAATCTCGCTGGAAAAACCAGCGGATCTAGACCAGATGCGCGAAGCGCTGGAGAAAGCGGGCTTTGCTGAGCCGCTGGTCCAGAACTTCGGCAGCAGCCGTGACATCATGGTGCGCATGCCACCTGCACAAGGGGAAACCGGCGGGCAGGTGCTGGGCAGCAAGGTCGTTAGCGTGATCAATGCGGCAACCAGTCAGGATGCTGCGGTTAAGCGTATCGAGTTTGTGGGGCCAAGCGTGGGTGCCGATCTGGCGCAGAACGGTGCAATGGCACTGCTCGTTGCGCTGATCTCCATTCTGGTATACGTCGGGTTCCGCTTCGAGTGGCGTCTGGCAGCCGGTGTGGTTATCTCGCTGGCGCACGACGTGATCATCACCATGGGCGTGCTGTCGCTGTTCCACATCGAAGTCGACTTAACCATCGTTGCTTCTTTGATGTCGGTTATCGGTTACTCGCTTAACGACAGCATCGTGGTATCTGACCGTATTCGTGAGAACTTCCGCAAGATCCGCCGCGGCACGCCTTACGAAATCTTTAACGTGTCGTTGACCCAGACGCTGCACCGTACGTTGATTACATCCGGGACGACCTTAGTGGTGATCCTGATGCTGTATCTCTTCGGCGGCGCGATGCTGAAAGGCTTCTCCCTGACCATGCTTATCGGTGTGGCTATCGGTACGGCCTCTTCAATCTACGTGGCGTCCGCACTGGCGCTGAAGCTGGGCATGAAGCGTGAGCACATGCTGCAGCAGAAAGTCGAGAAAGAAGGCGCGGACCAGCCGTCCATTCTGCCTTAA
- a CDS encoding nucleoside-specific channel-forming protein Tsx — MKKIILAAGTVLALSSSFSASAQETKNSEYLSDWWHQSVNVVGSYHTRFGPQLTNDVYLEYEAFAKKDWFDFYGYIDIPKTFGWGNGNDKGIWDDGSRMFMEIEPRFSIDKLTGTSLAFGPFKEWYIANNYIYDMGAHGDDASKQNTWYMGLGTDIDTGLPMSLSLNVYAKYQWQNYGASNENQWDGYRFKVKYFVPITTLWGGNLSYIGFTNFDWGSDLGDDNFIDNNGHHARTSNSIASSHILALNYDHWHYSVVARYWHNGGQWNDDASLNFGNGDFSVRSTGWGGYLVVGYNF, encoded by the coding sequence ATGAAAAAAATTATTCTGGCGGCCGGCACCGTTCTGGCACTTTCAAGCTCCTTCTCAGCAAGTGCGCAAGAGACGAAAAACAGCGAATATCTGTCTGACTGGTGGCACCAGAGCGTTAACGTGGTGGGCAGCTATCACACCCGTTTCGGACCACAGCTGACCAATGACGTGTATCTGGAATACGAAGCCTTTGCCAAGAAAGACTGGTTCGACTTCTACGGCTACATCGATATTCCAAAAACCTTTGGCTGGGGCAACGGCAACGACAAAGGTATCTGGGATGACGGTTCACGCATGTTCATGGAGATCGAACCGCGCTTCTCTATCGACAAACTGACCGGCACCAGCCTGGCGTTTGGCCCGTTTAAAGAGTGGTACATCGCCAACAACTATATCTACGATATGGGTGCTCACGGCGATGACGCCAGCAAGCAGAACACCTGGTACATGGGTCTGGGCACAGATATCGATACCGGTCTGCCGATGAGCCTGTCCCTGAACGTCTATGCCAAATATCAGTGGCAGAACTACGGCGCGTCCAACGAAAACCAGTGGGACGGCTATCGCTTCAAAGTGAAGTACTTCGTGCCGATTACTACCCTGTGGGGCGGTAACCTGAGCTACATCGGCTTCACCAACTTCGACTGGGGTTCCGATCTCGGCGATGACAACTTCATTGACAACAACGGGCATCACGCGCGTACCAGCAACTCCATCGCGTCCAGCCACATCCTTGCCCTGAACTACGATCACTGGCACTACTCCGTTGTCGCGCGTTACTGGCATAACGGCGGACAGTGGAACGATGACGCAAGCCTGAACTTCGGCAACGGTGATTTCAGCGTGCGCTCTACCGGCTGGGGTGGTTACCTGGTTGTGGGTTATAACTTCTAA
- a CDS encoding DUF3251 domain-containing protein — MTKTYLRIFLVGSLMSLTACAQQTEVRQMKQEVGSLTQLMNKLGDQTVKLTQQNALNAKSTTGVYLLPGSNTPARLNSQLGNLRMSLSNVAAEANGTRATLKIKGESNDPLPAFSGKVEWGRIQGTTDNYQEVNVQNQQIEAPASVLAPSDVTIPLLLPGITPEQLGFVRIHDIQPQQ, encoded by the coding sequence ATGACAAAGACTTACTTAAGAATTTTCCTGGTGGGCAGCCTGATGAGCCTGACCGCCTGCGCCCAGCAAACCGAAGTGCGCCAGATGAAACAGGAGGTCGGCTCGCTCACCCAGCTAATGAATAAGCTTGGCGATCAAACCGTAAAGCTGACGCAGCAGAACGCCCTGAACGCTAAATCCACCACCGGCGTCTATTTGCTGCCTGGCTCAAATACGCCTGCTCGCCTGAACAGCCAGCTGGGTAATCTGCGGATGTCTTTGAGCAACGTCGCGGCGGAGGCCAACGGAACGCGCGCCACGCTTAAAATTAAAGGCGAGTCCAACGATCCGCTGCCGGCGTTTAGCGGCAAAGTTGAATGGGGCCGGATTCAGGGCACCACGGATAACTATCAGGAAGTGAATGTACAGAACCAGCAGATTGAAGCACCTGCCAGCGTGCTGGCTCCGAGCGACGTGACGATCCCGCTGCTTCTGCCGGGCATCACGCCAGAGCAGCTGGGCTTTGTACGTATTCATGATATTCAGCCTCAGCAGTAG
- the nrdR gene encoding transcriptional regulator NrdR produces MHCPFCFAVDTKVIDSRLVGEGSSVRRRRQCLVCHERFTTFEVAELVMPRVVKSNDVREPFNEDKLRSGILKALEKRPVSSDDVEMAVNHIKSQLRGTGEREVPSKMIGNLVMEQLKKLDKVAYIRFASVYRSFEDIKEFGEEIARLQD; encoded by the coding sequence ATGCATTGCCCATTCTGTTTCGCAGTAGACACCAAAGTGATCGACTCCCGTCTTGTTGGCGAAGGTTCCTCTGTACGTCGCCGTCGCCAGTGCCTGGTCTGCCATGAGCGCTTTACCACTTTTGAAGTGGCGGAGCTGGTGATGCCACGTGTGGTGAAGAGTAACGATGTGCGCGAGCCGTTTAACGAAGACAAACTGCGCAGCGGAATCCTGAAGGCCCTGGAAAAACGTCCGGTCAGCTCGGACGACGTCGAAATGGCGGTCAACCACATCAAATCGCAGCTGCGCGGTACCGGCGAGCGGGAAGTGCCGAGCAAAATGATCGGCAACCTGGTGATGGAACAGCTGAAGAAACTCGATAAAGTGGCCTATATCCGCTTTGCATCGGTCTATCGCAGCTTTGAAGATATTAAAGAGTTCGGCGAAGAAATCGCCCGTTTACAGGACTGA
- the ribD gene encoding bifunctional diaminohydroxyphosphoribosylaminopyrimidine deaminase/5-amino-6-(5-phosphoribosylamino)uracil reductase RibD produces MPLDEKFMARALQLAKRGRFTTMPNPNVGCVIAKDGVIVGEGFHFRAGEPHAEVHALRMAGDKARGATAYVTLEPCSHHGRTPPCCDALITAGVTRVVAAMQDPNPQVAGRGLYRLQQAGIEVSHGLMMNEAEALNRGFLKRMRTGFPFIQLKLGASLDGRTAMASGESQWITSPQSRRDVQRLRAQSAAILSSSATVLADNPSLTVRWPELDEATQAVYTEENLRQPTRIILDRENRVTPEHKIIAQPGETWLARSAADEQAWPDGVEQFIVPQHNGHLDLVVMMMLLGKRQINSVWVEAGATLGGALLQAGLVDELIVYVAPKLLGNDARGLCQLPGLEKLADVPEFAFSKVRQIGPDLCLHLTPRY; encoded by the coding sequence ATGCCGCTTGACGAAAAGTTTATGGCGCGCGCGTTGCAGCTGGCAAAACGTGGCCGCTTTACCACGATGCCCAACCCGAATGTTGGCTGCGTGATTGCTAAAGATGGCGTAATCGTTGGCGAAGGTTTTCACTTTCGCGCCGGGGAACCGCACGCGGAGGTTCACGCGCTGCGCATGGCCGGTGACAAAGCTCGCGGCGCTACGGCTTATGTGACGCTAGAACCGTGCAGCCACCATGGTCGCACGCCGCCATGCTGCGACGCCCTGATTACTGCTGGCGTAACGCGAGTCGTGGCCGCGATGCAGGATCCTAATCCGCAGGTTGCCGGGCGCGGTTTATACCGACTGCAGCAGGCGGGAATTGAAGTCAGCCATGGTCTGATGATGAACGAGGCCGAAGCGTTAAACCGTGGCTTCCTTAAGCGCATGCGCACGGGGTTCCCCTTTATCCAGCTCAAGCTGGGTGCCTCGCTGGATGGCCGTACCGCAATGGCCAGCGGCGAAAGCCAGTGGATTACTTCTCCGCAATCCCGCCGTGATGTGCAGCGCCTGCGTGCGCAAAGCGCCGCGATTCTCAGCAGCAGCGCCACCGTGCTGGCAGACAATCCTTCCTTGACCGTTCGCTGGCCGGAACTTGATGAGGCGACGCAGGCGGTCTATACCGAAGAGAACCTTCGTCAGCCGACGCGAATTATCCTTGACCGCGAGAACCGCGTGACGCCAGAGCACAAAATCATTGCCCAGCCGGGTGAAACCTGGCTTGCCCGCAGCGCGGCAGACGAACAAGCCTGGCCGGACGGCGTGGAGCAATTTATCGTGCCTCAGCACAACGGTCATCTGGATCTGGTGGTGATGATGATGCTGCTTGGTAAGCGCCAGATAAACTCCGTGTGGGTAGAGGCGGGCGCTACGCTAGGCGGCGCGCTCCTCCAGGCGGGCCTGGTCGATGAACTGATTGTCTACGTTGCGCCTAAGCTTTTGGGTAACGATGCTCGCGGTCTGTGCCAGCTGCCGGGCCTCGAAAAATTAGCCGATGTGCCTGAGTTTGCGTTCAGCAAAGTCCGCCAGATTGGCCCGGATTTATGCTTGCATCTGACCCCGCGTTATTAG
- the ribE gene encoding 6,7-dimethyl-8-ribityllumazine synthase — protein sequence MNIIEAAVATPDARVAITIARFNNFINDSLLDGAIDALKRIGQVKDDNITVVWVPGAYELPLAADALAKTGRYDAVVALGTVIRGGTAHFEYVAGGASNGLAHVAQDSGIPVAFGVLTTESIEQAIERAGTKAGNKGAEAALTALEMINVLKAIKA from the coding sequence ATGAACATTATTGAAGCAGCCGTTGCTACTCCAGACGCTCGCGTCGCCATCACCATCGCGCGTTTTAACAACTTCATCAATGACAGCCTGCTGGATGGCGCAATCGACGCCCTGAAGCGTATTGGTCAGGTTAAAGATGACAACATTACCGTAGTCTGGGTGCCGGGTGCTTATGAACTGCCGCTGGCCGCAGACGCGCTGGCGAAAACCGGTCGTTACGACGCCGTGGTTGCGCTGGGTACGGTTATCCGTGGTGGGACTGCCCACTTTGAGTATGTTGCTGGCGGTGCCAGTAACGGCCTGGCTCACGTAGCCCAGGACAGCGGTATTCCGGTCGCCTTTGGCGTGCTGACCACCGAAAGTATTGAACAAGCCATCGAACGTGCTGGTACCAAAGCCGGTAACAAAGGTGCAGAAGCTGCGCTGACCGCGCTTGAAATGATTAATGTATTGAAAGCCATCAAGGCCTGA
- the nusB gene encoding transcription antitermination factor NusB, with translation MKPAARRRARECAVQALYSWQLSRNDISDVEYQFLAEQDVKDVDVNYFRELLSGVATNSAYLDGLMKPYLSRQLEELGQVEKAVLRIALFELSKRDDVPYKVAINEAIELAKTFGAEDSHKFVNGVLDKAAPQIRPHRK, from the coding sequence GTGAAACCTGCTGCTCGTCGCCGTGCCCGTGAGTGTGCCGTTCAGGCGCTTTACTCCTGGCAGTTATCTCGCAACGACATCTCCGATGTCGAATACCAGTTCCTGGCGGAACAGGACGTCAAAGACGTTGACGTTAACTACTTCCGCGAACTGCTGAGCGGGGTGGCTACTAACAGCGCGTATCTGGATGGGCTGATGAAGCCTTACCTGTCTCGTCAGCTCGAAGAGCTGGGCCAGGTAGAAAAAGCGGTTCTGCGTATCGCACTGTTTGAACTGTCTAAGCGTGATGACGTGCCTTATAAGGTGGCGATTAACGAAGCCATCGAACTGGCAAAAACCTTCGGTGCCGAAGACAGCCACAAGTTCGTCAACGGTGTGCTCGATAAAGCCGCTCCGCAAATCCGTCCCCACAGAAAATAA
- the thiL gene encoding thiamine-phosphate kinase produces the protein MACGEFSLIARYFDRVRSSRRDVDTGIGDDCALLSVAEKQQLAISTDTLVSGIHFLADIEPGDLGYKALAVNLSDLAAMGADPAWLTLAITLPEVDESWLEAFSDSLFEQLDYYDMQLIGGDTTRGPLSMTLGIHGLVPTGRALKRSGARPGDWIYVTGTPGDSAAGLAILQNRLAVADEKQADYLVKRHLRPKPRVLHGQALRDLASSAIDLSDGLISDLGHILKASDCGARITLDTFPYSEAMLANVDAEQALSWALSGGEDYELCFTVPELNRGALDVAIGNLGVPFTCIGQIGAASEGLQFFVDGKSADVNLKGYDHFASL, from the coding sequence ATGGCATGCGGTGAGTTTTCCCTGATTGCCCGTTATTTTGATCGCGTAAGAAGTTCTCGTCGTGATGTCGACACTGGTATTGGTGACGATTGTGCTCTTCTCAGCGTTGCGGAAAAGCAGCAGCTGGCGATCAGTACCGATACGCTCGTCTCAGGGATTCACTTCCTGGCGGATATCGAACCTGGCGATCTGGGCTACAAAGCACTGGCTGTTAACTTAAGCGATCTGGCCGCTATGGGCGCCGATCCTGCCTGGTTGACGCTGGCTATTACCCTTCCTGAAGTCGATGAAAGCTGGCTCGAGGCCTTCAGCGACAGCCTGTTTGAACAACTCGATTACTACGATATGCAGCTGATCGGCGGCGACACGACGCGTGGACCGCTCTCGATGACGCTGGGTATCCACGGCCTGGTGCCGACCGGACGTGCACTTAAGCGCAGCGGCGCCCGACCTGGCGACTGGATTTACGTCACCGGCACGCCGGGCGACAGCGCGGCAGGGCTGGCGATTCTGCAAAACCGTCTTGCTGTGGCAGACGAAAAACAGGCGGACTATCTGGTGAAGCGCCATTTACGCCCTAAGCCTCGTGTCTTACACGGCCAGGCGCTGCGCGATCTGGCAAGCAGCGCCATCGATCTTTCCGATGGGCTGATTTCCGATCTCGGTCATATCCTTAAAGCGAGCGACTGCGGTGCGCGCATCACGCTGGATACCTTCCCGTACTCAGAGGCTATGCTGGCAAACGTTGATGCAGAGCAGGCGCTGAGCTGGGCGCTCTCCGGCGGCGAAGATTACGAGCTATGCTTCACCGTACCGGAACTTAACCGCGGCGCGCTGGATGTCGCTATCGGCAATTTAGGCGTGCCGTTTACCTGCATCGGTCAGATTGGCGCGGCGTCAGAAGGGCTTCAGTTCTTCGTCGACGGCAAGTCTGCGGACGTGAATTTAAAAGGATACGACCACTTTGCCTCGCTCTAA
- the pgpA gene encoding phosphatidylglycerophosphatase A, with translation MPRSKDVAKSRLNLRNPWHLLATGFGSGLSPIMPGTAGSLAAIPFWYLLTFLPWQLYSMVIMLGICIGVYLCHQTARDMGVHDHGSIVWDEFLGMWITLMALPINDWRWVAAGFVIFRILDIWKPWPIRWFDRNVHGGMGIMVDDIIAGVIAAGIIYVIGHHWPIGLI, from the coding sequence TTGCCTCGCTCTAAAGATGTTGCGAAAAGCCGTCTGAACCTGCGCAACCCGTGGCACCTGTTAGCCACCGGTTTTGGCAGTGGCTTGAGTCCGATTATGCCGGGTACCGCGGGGTCGCTTGCGGCGATCCCATTCTGGTATCTGTTGACGTTTTTGCCGTGGCAGCTCTACTCCATGGTGATAATGCTCGGCATCTGTATCGGTGTTTACCTGTGCCACCAGACCGCACGCGATATGGGCGTTCATGACCACGGCAGCATCGTGTGGGATGAGTTCCTCGGCATGTGGATAACGCTGATGGCGCTGCCGATCAATGACTGGCGCTGGGTTGCTGCGGGCTTTGTGATCTTCCGTATTCTGGATATCTGGAAGCCGTGGCCGATCCGCTGGTTCGATCGCAACGTCCACGGCGGGATGGGGATCATGGTCGACGATATCATCGCAGGGGTGATCGCCGCGGGCATTATCTATGTGATTGGTCACCACTGGCCGATTGGGCTGATTTAA